The DNA sequence CAACCATGCGCCCTGCGATGCGCTCCTGGCCGCCGCTACTGCTTTGAGCCGTTCTGAAAGCGATCGCCCTGTTTGCCAAGGATCATACAGCGAGTTGACGTTCACCCTCTCCGGCGCCTCGCCCGCCGGCCAGAGTGCGCTGCCCGCCCTTGCAACGATGATCCTGCTGCCGCCGCGTGCCACCCGCTGCGCCTCGTTCCCTGAGCACGACCTGTTACGTGATTCGGCTTTTTCCGTTTCGCGCGAACGGCGGCTTAACGACTTCCGCGCGCAGCAGTTTGCCGCGCACATCGACATCGACGATATCGCCGGGCTTGGCCGTTAGCGGCAGACGCGCGAGTGCGATCGAGCGATTCAAAGTTGGCGCGAAACCGCCGCTTACGACCTCACCCTCGCCGCTGGCAGCATTGACTTTTTGATGGCTGCGCAGCACGCCTTTGTCGAGCAATACGAGGCCCAGCGTCTGAAACACCGGCGCCCTCGATCGCAGTGCGTCCCGCCCGATGAAATCGCGTTCACCATCGAGATGTACGCAACAACCGCAGCCAGCCTCGAATGGCGTAACGGTTTCGTCCATGTCCTGCCCGTACAGCAGCATGCCGGCTTCAAGCCTCAGGGTATCACGTGCGCCAAGGCCGATCGGGGCAGCGCCGGCTGCCACCAGCACTTGCCAGTATGGGCCAGCCTCGCTGGCGGGCGGCATGATTTCGAAGCCATCCTCGCCAGTATAGCCGGTGCGCGCGATCGTCGTGTTTGCGAACCAGGCGACAGTGAACGGTTTGAGCGCGCTGGCGGTACTCGCGAGTCCGGGCAGAGCAGCGCCAAGCCGGGTAGACGCGTTTGGGCCTTGCAGCGCGAGGATGGCAAGATCGCGGCGCGCTTCGATCTGTAGTCGCGGCGTGCGGTGCTGCTCGAGCCAGGCCAGATCCTTGTCGGCGCAGCCGGCATTCACGACCAGCCGAAAGCGATCGGCGAGCGCATAAACGATCAAATCATCGATGATGCCGCCATCCGCATTGAGCAGGCAGGTGTAGAACGCCTTCCCGGGCGTCAGACGATCGATGTCGCTCGCGAGCATGCGGCGCAGAAAGCTGCTCGCAACGCCATCGCGCCGATCCGGCACGTCGATTGCCAGCATATGCGATACGTCGAACACGCCGGCATCGTCGCGCACACGGCGATGCTCGTCGAGTTGCGAGCCGTAGTGCAGCGGCATTTCCCAGCCGCCGAAATCGACCATTTTGGCGCCAGCGGCGCGGTGCAGCGCGGTCAACGGGGTTTGTTTCATAACAAGAGTGGGAGCAGGATCAGCAAACGGGATGGGCAAGGGTCGACTAGCAAACGCGGGAAGTCGCGACCCTTTCACTACTTGCGGTTGCCGTTCGCGCTGTCACGGATAAAGCATGAACAGGCGATATCCGGACGGGTTCAGTTCACCGGTGTCGAGCGTGAGCTTGACGTCGAGATCGCCATTTGGCGGCAGACCCGCGGCGAGGCCGGTGCGCACCGGAAGATATTCGCGCGGCTCGAAAATACGCCGTGCGATCGCCTCGTCGCGGGAATTGGTCAGGGTCAAATCGAGTGCTGGATAGGCGACGGCATAGCGCGCACGGTTGCGCAAGCTCGCCGAGAGTTCGATGCGACCCGGGCGCGCGCTGTCCAGCGACTTCATATCGGACGATTCGATCGTCAGCGTTTCCCAATCGTGCGGCAGCGGCACCGAACAACCGAGCACTTTGCAGAATTGCTGCAGCGGCGGTTTCAGCCCGGGAAACCGCGCGGCGAGATCGGAGCGAAAAACAAAAGCGATCTGACCGAGCAGCATGACCAGCAGGAATAGCGAGCCGCCGAGCCACAACCAGATCGCGCGCGGATCGGTTGCGGCTTCGCTGTGATCGGCGCTGAACGACGGCTCGAAATCGGATCGCAGTGATGGCCGCGTTGCCGCCGCGTAGCCGGCTAGATGCGGGAAGTCGTCCTCGCGGCTGGACGCGTAGGACGGGACAGATGCAGGCCCCTGCCTCTTGCGGGAATCGGCTGCGTCGAGATCCGGCAGTTGATCGAGTTCAGAAAACTCGTCGAGGCCGAATTCGTCGGATGCGGCGGGGGTTTCAGCCTCGCTGGCGGAATTGGTTTCGCGCAGTGCTTCACCGGGACCGCGGGTTTCGTTTTCGGCTGCTGCGGCCATCCTGCCAGTTAGCGCATCCTCCGCCCACGGCTCGTTGGCGCCGCCGGGAATGCTATCCGGGCCGTCGGCGGCTGGCGCTTCATCGTTGTCCTGCACGGTTGAGAGATCGGCGAAGGCATCGAAAACCTCGGCGCAACGACCGCAGCGCACGTCGCCCCGGTGTGCTTGCAATTGCGGCAGCGTGACCTTGAATGTGGTGTCGCAGTTGGGGCAGCGCGTGACAAGGCTCATGCTGCTATTCCGCTTCGTGCGTTGACATGTATCAGGAGCATCACAACTTTTGACCGCTCAAGCAAACCCAGCCTTCCTCCTGCCCTGCCGCGTGCAGCTCGAACCAGGGTTGATAAGCCGCCGCAACCGCGCCGGCTTGATTCGACAGGATGCCCGACAAAACAATTTTTCCGCTTGCGGCAGTTACCTGAGCCAGTAAGGGGGCGAGGGCAATCAAGGGATTGGCCAGAATGTTTGCGACCACCACATCCATCGGCGCCGGAGCTTCGGCTTCCAGGGTCGGCAGGGAAAACCTCGCATCGACCCGATTCTGCACGGCATTATATCGGCTCGCAACCAACGCATTGGGATCGATGTCAATGCCGATCGCGCTTCTCGCGCCGAGCTTCATCGCGGCAATGGCGAGGATGCCTGAACCGCAACCGTAATCGAGCACGGATTCGCCACCGCGCAGATTCTCGTCGAGCCAACGCAGGCAAAGCTGCGTCGTCGGATGTTCGCCGCTGCCGAACGCAAGACCCGGGTCCAGAACCAATGCGACAGGCAGCGAATACCGGGTTTTGTCGAACCCATCGAGGGATGGGGCTTGCCAGTCAGCCTCCAGCCAGCTCGGCACGATCCACAAGCGCTCGGATATCTTTATAGGCTGGAACTGCTCGCGCGAACTCTGCAGCCAATCTCGATCTTCGACTGTATCGGTTTCAATTGAGGTTTTTTCAACGCCAGCCTCGGCGCACGCCCGCGCGACACAGGCAGCAACATCGGCGTCGTCATGGAACAGCGCGTTGACCCTGTTTCGCGGCCAGAAAGTGTCGGGTGCGTCGAACGGCTCGGCATAGAGCAACCGCTCGTCCGCGGTCGCGAAGTCCTGGTCGGCGATATCGACCGACAGCGCACCGTATAGCAGCAAGGCATCCGACAACGTTTCGGCTTGTTCCGCGGAAACGATCAGGGTCACACCGCGCAAAGCCGGCTCCGGACCAGGGCCTGGGTCATTGCGTCTTGTTGTTGGCGAGTTTTTGCTCGAGGTAGTGGATGCTGGTGCCGCCGCGCAGGAATGCCGCATCGAGCATCATTTCCTGATGCAAGGGGATATTGGTGCGTATGCCTTCAATGATGGTTTCGGACAATGCTATGCGCATGCGCGCAATCGCTTGCTCGCGCGTGTCGCCATAGGCAATCAGCTTGCCGATCATCGAATCGTAGTGCGACGGCACCAGATAATTGTTGTAGGCGTGCGAATCGATGCGTATGCCGGGCCCGCCAGGCATGTGATACGACGTGATGCGGCCAGGCGATGGCGTGAATTTGTAAGGATCCTCGGCGTTGATCCGGCACTCGACGGCGTGGCCCTTGAGCACGATATCGCGCTGTTTGAAGGCGAGGCGCTCGCCGGCGGCGATGCGTATCTGGGCTTGCACGATGTCGATGCCGGTGATCATTTCGGTAACCGGGTGTTCGACCTGCAGCCGCGTATTCATCTCGATGAAATAAAACTCGGCTCTCTCGAACAGAAATTCGAAGGTGCCGGCGCC is a window from the Burkholderiales bacterium genome containing:
- the gcvT gene encoding glycine cleavage system aminomethyltransferase GcvT encodes the protein MKQTPLTALHRAAGAKMVDFGGWEMPLHYGSQLDEHRRVRDDAGVFDVSHMLAIDVPDRRDGVASSFLRRMLASDIDRLTPGKAFYTCLLNADGGIIDDLIVYALADRFRLVVNAGCADKDLAWLEQHRTPRLQIEARRDLAILALQGPNASTRLGAALPGLASTASALKPFTVAWFANTTIARTGYTGEDGFEIMPPASEAGPYWQVLVAAGAAPIGLGARDTLRLEAGMLLYGQDMDETVTPFEAGCGCCVHLDGERDFIGRDALRSRAPVFQTLGLVLLDKGVLRSHQKVNAASGEGEVVSGGFAPTLNRSIALARLPLTAKPGDIVDVDVRGKLLRAEVVKPPFARNGKSRIT
- a CDS encoding DUF3426 domain-containing protein, whose amino-acid sequence is MSLVTRCPNCDTTFKVTLPQLQAHRGDVRCGRCAEVFDAFADLSTVQDNDEAPAADGPDSIPGGANEPWAEDALTGRMAAAAENETRGPGEALRETNSASEAETPAASDEFGLDEFSELDQLPDLDAADSRKRQGPASVPSYASSREDDFPHLAGYAAATRPSLRSDFEPSFSADHSEAATDPRAIWLWLGGSLFLLVMLLGQIAFVFRSDLAARFPGLKPPLQQFCKVLGCSVPLPHDWETLTIESSDMKSLDSARPGRIELSASLRNRARYAVAYPALDLTLTNSRDEAIARRIFEPREYLPVRTGLAAGLPPNGDLDVKLTLDTGELNPSGYRLFMLYP
- the prmA gene encoding 50S ribosomal protein L11 methyltransferase, with protein sequence MRHSCAAAPASTTSSKNSPTTRRNDPGPGPEPALRGVTLIVSAEQAETLSDALLLYGALSVDIADQDFATADERLLYAEPFDAPDTFWPRNRVNALFHDDADVAACVARACAEAGVEKTSIETDTVEDRDWLQSSREQFQPIKISERLWIVPSWLEADWQAPSLDGFDKTRYSLPVALVLDPGLAFGSGEHPTTQLCLRWLDENLRGGESVLDYGCGSGILAIAAMKLGARSAIGIDIDPNALVASRYNAVQNRVDARFSLPTLEAEAPAPMDVVVANILANPLIALAPLLAQVTAASGKIVLSGILSNQAGAVAAAYQPWFELHAAGQEEGWVCLSGQKL